One genomic window of Sporanaerobacter acetigenes DSM 13106 includes the following:
- the thiI gene encoding tRNA uracil 4-sulfurtransferase ThiI, translating into MDKVISVSLGEVALKGLNRGYFENKLLKQIRSATREFGSPNIYKEQGKMYIEAEENYFDQIINRLKKVFGIVYISPCIRVEKDMGNIEKASMVALKEALEKKNIRTFKVKTNRVDKDFPIKSPDMSSKIGGVLLKSIEGIKVDVHNPQVYLYIDIKDKCYIYTERYKAQGGLPIGTNGKGLLLLSGGIDSPVAGFMMAKRGVRLSAVHFHSYPFTSERAEEKVKELGNILARYSGDIPLYTVNIIDIQKEIHEKCPENQMTILTRRFMMRIAEKIAQRQDINALITGESLGQVASQTIEGIGVTNSSVDIPILRPLIGFDKVDIIDIAKEIETYETSILPYEDCCTVFLPKHPLTRPKLEDIEESEKKLDVDYLVDEAVSNAVFSTIEP; encoded by the coding sequence GTGGATAAAGTGATAAGCGTAAGTTTAGGAGAAGTAGCTTTAAAGGGTTTAAACAGAGGATATTTTGAAAATAAGTTGTTAAAGCAAATAAGAAGTGCTACGAGAGAATTTGGCTCACCCAATATTTATAAAGAACAAGGGAAAATGTATATTGAAGCAGAAGAAAATTATTTTGATCAGATTATAAATAGACTTAAAAAAGTTTTTGGAATAGTCTATATAAGTCCTTGTATTAGAGTGGAAAAAGATATGGGAAATATAGAGAAAGCTTCAATGGTGGCTTTAAAAGAGGCTTTAGAGAAAAAAAATATAAGGACTTTTAAAGTAAAGACAAATAGAGTAGACAAGGATTTTCCTATAAAATCTCCAGATATGTCAAGTAAAATTGGTGGTGTTTTACTTAAGAGTATTGAGGGTATAAAAGTAGACGTGCACAATCCTCAAGTTTATCTTTATATAGACATTAAAGATAAATGTTATATATATACAGAGAGATATAAAGCTCAAGGAGGGCTTCCTATTGGTACCAATGGAAAAGGGCTTCTTTTATTGTCTGGAGGTATAGATAGTCCTGTTGCAGGATTTATGATGGCAAAAAGAGGTGTAAGGCTTAGTGCAGTCCATTTTCATAGCTATCCTTTTACTAGTGAAAGAGCAGAAGAAAAAGTAAAGGAACTGGGGAATATATTGGCTAGATATTCTGGAGATATACCTCTTTATACTGTAAATATCATTGATATACAAAAAGAAATTCATGAAAAATGTCCAGAAAATCAAATGACAATTCTAACTAGAAGATTTATGATGAGAATAGCAGAAAAAATTGCACAAAGGCAAGATATAAATGCTCTTATTACTGGAGAGAGTTTAGGGCAAGTAGCAAGTCAAACAATAGAAGGAATTGGAGTTACTAATTCATCAGTTGATATTCCTATATTGAGACCTTTAATAGGTTTTGATAAAGTGGATATAATAGATATAGCAAAAGAAATTGAAACATATGAAACGTCAATTTTGCCTTATGAAGATTGTTGTACAGTTTTTTTGCCAAAACATCCATTGACAAGGCCAAAACTAGAGGATATTGAAGAGTCAGAAAAAAAATTAGATGTAGATTATCTTGTAGATGAGGCTGTTTCAAATGCTGTATTTTCAACTATAGAACCCTAA
- a CDS encoding TetR/AcrR family transcriptional regulator, which produces MEGGEANNLPKIVDYEVKKQDIIEKAKEVFAKRGYYNTNISDISENCGMGRTTIYQYFKNKDEIFYYSVEDVLAEIQRKVEIIIEDDTLSFIEKLKKLIFELASEYEHNYIFVLLAEIWIIGKKQRNEFLESLAVYVEDLKKSIRDLISRGIEAKEIKPVDSESMANTIYYFIESLMIQVSANRNVDIKKKISSVNILIDGLKV; this is translated from the coding sequence ATGGAAGGAGGAGAAGCAAATAACTTGCCCAAAATTGTAGATTATGAAGTTAAAAAACAAGACATCATAGAAAAAGCTAAAGAAGTATTTGCAAAACGAGGTTATTACAACACAAATATATCGGACATATCAGAGAACTGTGGAATGGGAAGAACTACAATTTATCAGTATTTTAAAAATAAAGATGAAATTTTTTATTATTCAGTAGAAGATGTATTAGCGGAAATACAAAGAAAAGTGGAAATAATAATAGAAGATGATACATTAAGCTTTATAGAAAAATTGAAAAAATTAATATTTGAACTAGCTAGTGAGTATGAACATAACTACATTTTTGTATTGTTGGCAGAGATATGGATTATTGGCAAAAAACAAAGAAATGAATTTTTAGAGTCTTTGGCAGTATATGTTGAAGATTTAAAAAAATCCATAAGAGATTTAATTTCTCGAGGCATCGAGGCTAAGGAAATTAAGCCTGTTGACAGCGAAAGTATGGCAAACACTATATATTATTTTATCGAATCATTGATGATACAGGTATCCGCTAACAGAAATGTGGATATAAAGAAAAAAATAAGTTCCGTTAATATTTTAATTGATGGACTAAAAGTTTAA
- a CDS encoding radical SAM protein gives MASVKQVMSTALMNEGLKYIEKDPMENMPKLLDWAEKIVTRENHKRYLQNFREIVADPENNWYKLMERYFDELSPNTRKKFLINYMVNSGMVGIPMQDKAKKKYNCNVPWAILMDPTSACNLKCTGCWAAEYEKTDSLSYDTLDRIIREGKELGIYMYIFSGGEPLVRKNDLVKLAETHSDCSFLSFTNATLVDEEFAKKLGELGNFGLAISVEGFEDTTDMRRGKGTFEKVMHAMDLLKKEGVVFGFSTCYHKYNVDVVGSEEYLDLLIDKGCMFGWYFTYIPIGKDAVTDLLASPEQREYMYHQLRKMRKEKPIFTLDFWNDGEYVNGCIAGGRNYFHINANGDIEPCAFIHYSNLNIKDVSLVEALQSPLFMQYKENQPFNENHLRPCPLLDNPEKLRSMVQKSDAYSTQPMDREEVEDLTAKTDEISKEWGVVADKLWDESQAKKAKKAEEEA, from the coding sequence ATGGCAAGTGTAAAACAAGTTATGAGCACTGCTTTGATGAATGAAGGTTTAAAGTATATTGAAAAAGATCCAATGGAAAATATGCCTAAATTGTTGGATTGGGCAGAAAAAATTGTCACAAGGGAAAATCATAAAAGATATCTACAAAACTTTAGAGAAATCGTAGCTGATCCTGAAAACAACTGGTACAAACTTATGGAAAGATACTTTGATGAATTGTCACCAAATACAAGAAAGAAATTCTTAATAAACTATATGGTGAATTCAGGTATGGTTGGAATTCCTATGCAAGATAAAGCAAAGAAAAAATACAATTGTAATGTTCCTTGGGCAATACTTATGGACCCAACTAGTGCATGTAATTTAAAATGTACAGGTTGTTGGGCTGCTGAATATGAGAAAACAGATTCTCTAAGTTATGATACATTAGATAGAATAATCAGAGAAGGAAAAGAACTTGGAATATATATGTATATATTCTCTGGTGGAGAACCTCTAGTTAGAAAAAATGATTTAGTTAAACTTGCTGAAACTCATAGCGATTGTTCTTTCCTTTCATTTACAAATGCAACATTAGTAGATGAAGAATTTGCTAAAAAATTAGGCGAATTAGGAAACTTTGGACTTGCAATAAGCGTTGAAGGCTTTGAAGATACTACAGATATGAGAAGAGGAAAAGGTACTTTTGAGAAAGTAATGCATGCTATGGATTTACTTAAAAAAGAAGGAGTAGTATTTGGATTTTCAACATGCTACCATAAATATAATGTAGATGTAGTAGGTTCAGAAGAGTACTTAGATTTATTGATAGATAAGGGATGTATGTTTGGTTGGTACTTTACTTATATTCCAATAGGAAAAGATGCTGTAACTGATTTATTAGCTTCACCAGAACAACGTGAATACATGTATCATCAGCTTAGAAAGATGAGAAAAGAAAAACCAATATTTACTTTGGATTTCTGGAATGATGGTGAATATGTAAATGGTTGTATTGCTGGAGGAAGAAACTATTTCCATATAAATGCTAATGGGGACATTGAACCTTGTGCATTTATACATTATTCGAATTTAAATATAAAAGATGTAAGTTTAGTTGAAGCACTTCAATCACCATTGTTTATGCAATATAAAGAAAATCAACCATTTAACGAGAATCACTTGAGACCATGTCCATTGCTAGACAATCCTGAAAAGTTGAGAAGCATGGTTCAAAAATCAGATGCTTATTCAACTCAACCTATGGATAGAGAGGAAGTAGAAGATTTAACTGCTAAGACTGATGAAATATCAAAAGAATGGGGAGTAGTAGCAGATAAATTGTGGGATGAATCTCAAGCTAAAAAAGCAAAAAAAGCTGAAGAAGAAGCTTAA
- a CDS encoding metal ABC transporter substrate-binding protein, with protein MKKTIFIILLIALTFITACSNKDVNTNESGGKLVVYTSFYPQYYLAEEIGKDKISLNSIVPNGVEPHDFELTVKQIKEIQSANVLILNGANMEHWTDKLIKTINTEDMDIVDSSKYVNLIKTNGIDDPHIWLSPKNMNKIAYEIKEVFVKKDPGNGDFYENNYKELSKNLLELDKNYKNVLEDKKRDTILVSHAAFSYLADEYGFKQIAVTGISPEEEPSPGAMAELIDMGKAENMKYIFLETLASPKTANIIAEEANLEVLILNPIEGLTEEEQKNDEDYISIMEQNLLNLKKALVD; from the coding sequence ATGAAAAAGACTATCTTTATCATATTGCTAATAGCTTTAACTTTTATAACAGCTTGTTCTAACAAAGATGTAAATACTAATGAAAGTGGAGGAAAGCTAGTAGTATATACGAGCTTTTATCCTCAATATTATCTAGCGGAGGAAATTGGAAAAGATAAAATAAGCTTAAATTCTATAGTTCCAAATGGAGTGGAACCTCATGATTTTGAATTGACTGTAAAACAGATAAAGGAAATACAATCAGCAAATGTACTCATCTTAAATGGGGCCAATATGGAACATTGGACAGATAAATTGATAAAAACAATAAACACGGAAGACATGGATATAGTAGACAGTAGCAAATATGTGAATCTCATTAAGACCAATGGGATAGACGATCCTCATATTTGGCTGAGTCCTAAAAACATGAATAAGATAGCTTATGAAATAAAAGAAGTATTTGTAAAAAAGGATCCTGGCAATGGCGATTTCTATGAAAACAATTACAAAGAGTTATCTAAAAATTTATTGGAACTAGATAAAAATTATAAAAATGTACTAGAAGATAAAAAAAGAGATACCATATTGGTTTCTCATGCCGCTTTTTCTTATTTAGCTGATGAATATGGATTTAAACAAATTGCTGTTACTGGTATAAGCCCCGAAGAAGAACCTAGTCCTGGGGCTATGGCAGAGCTTATAGATATGGGTAAAGCTGAGAACATGAAATACATTTTTTTAGAAACATTGGCGAGTCCTAAAACAGCAAATATTATAGCTGAAGAAGCTAATTTAGAAGTTTTAATTTTAAATCCAATTGAAGGACTTACAGAAGAAGAACAAAAAAATGATGAAGATTATATTTCTATTATGGAACAAAATTTACTCAATTTAAAAAAGGCACTGGTGGATTAG
- a CDS encoding metal ABC transporter ATP-binding protein — protein sequence MGEKIVSVKNLYFSYGNNRVLEDVSFDIEKGDFVGIIGPNGSAKSTLMKLMIGLLKPEKGNVKLFGTDINKFKKFKRIGYISQSAREFNTKFPATVEEIVGANLYEKMGFFKIGNKNIYENVHRSLKVVEMDAYSDRLIGNLSGGQKQRIFIARALVNNPEILFMDEPLVGVDIESQNRFYDLMEKLNVKYNITLVMVSHDVGVISKKVNKILCLGNGKLYVHDSKNVELSDVIGETYGKNMDVLDHDH from the coding sequence ATGGGAGAAAAGATTGTAAGTGTAAAAAATTTGTATTTTAGTTATGGGAACAATAGAGTTTTGGAAGATGTAAGTTTTGATATTGAAAAAGGTGATTTTGTTGGAATCATAGGACCAAATGGTTCTGCTAAAAGCACTTTGATGAAATTAATGATAGGACTCTTAAAACCAGAAAAAGGAAATGTAAAGTTATTTGGCACTGATATAAACAAGTTCAAGAAATTTAAAAGAATTGGCTATATATCTCAAAGTGCAAGAGAGTTCAATACAAAATTTCCTGCTACTGTAGAAGAAATTGTTGGAGCTAATTTGTATGAAAAAATGGGATTTTTCAAAATAGGGAACAAAAATATATATGAAAATGTACACCGCTCATTAAAAGTAGTAGAAATGGATGCTTATAGTGATAGGCTCATAGGAAATCTTTCTGGCGGCCAAAAACAAAGAATATTTATAGCTAGAGCTCTTGTGAACAATCCAGAAATACTATTTATGGATGAGCCTCTTGTAGGTGTAGATATTGAATCTCAAAACAGATTTTATGATTTGATGGAAAAACTCAATGTAAAATATAATATTACATTGGTTATGGTTTCTCATGATGTAGGTGTGATTTCAAAAAAGGTCAACAAGATACTATGTTTAGGAAATGGAAAGTTGTATGTTCACGATTCAAAAAATGTTGAACTTTCAGATGTAATAGGTGAAACTTATGGCAAAAATATGGATGTACTAGACCATGATCATTAG
- a CDS encoding metal ABC transporter permease: MQRSFIMGTIIAIIAPTIGLFLVLRRASVIGDALSHVALAGAAFGMLMGIYPVYGAIIFSIAGALGIEKLRNEYSEYEELSLSIVLSAGIGLASILISLGNTSGIFAYLFGSLALVTEKDILVVSILGAFIIISIAVLYKGLFYVSFDEEGAKLAGVPVKFINIYFAILVALTVGISMRIVGVLLISSLMVLPVATSLIISKSFKQALLYSNLFGILSVFVGLIISFYFDLAPGGTIVLTALSILLIVIFINRKKS; encoded by the coding sequence ATGCAAAGATCATTTATAATGGGTACAATTATTGCAATTATAGCCCCTACTATTGGGCTATTTCTCGTTTTAAGGAGAGCTTCTGTCATAGGGGATGCACTTTCCCATGTAGCTTTAGCAGGAGCAGCTTTTGGAATGCTTATGGGCATTTATCCTGTATATGGGGCAATTATATTTTCTATTGCTGGAGCTTTAGGGATTGAAAAATTGAGAAATGAATATTCAGAATATGAAGAGCTTTCTCTTTCAATAGTATTGTCAGCAGGCATTGGACTCGCTTCAATCCTCATAAGTCTTGGGAATACTTCGGGTATATTTGCCTATCTCTTTGGTAGTCTGGCACTGGTTACTGAAAAGGACATATTAGTTGTATCTATACTTGGAGCATTTATCATAATCTCTATAGCAGTTCTTTATAAGGGATTGTTTTATGTGTCCTTTGATGAAGAAGGTGCAAAGTTGGCTGGAGTACCTGTAAAGTTTATAAATATATATTTTGCTATACTTGTAGCATTAACTGTTGGCATATCTATGAGGATAGTGGGAGTTTTACTCATATCTTCTCTTATGGTTTTGCCTGTAGCAACAAGTTTGATAATATCTAAAAGTTTCAAACAAGCTCTTCTATATTCTAACTTGTTTGGAATACTATCAGTGTTTGTAGGACTTATAATTTCTTTTTATTTTGATTTAGCTCCAGGAGGAACTATTGTCTTGACAGCATTGTCAATACTTTTGATTGTAATATTTATAAATCGCAAAAAAAGCTAG
- a CDS encoding helix-turn-helix domain-containing protein produces the protein MKIGEKIKQLRIRNSLTQEELAERCELTKGFISQVERDLTSPSIATLVDILEGLGTNLKDFFNDIEEEKVVFTKEDAFETENEEYKYNLKWIIPNAQKNLMEPILLELEPEGRSKEDSPHEGEEFGYVVSGSIFVHIGNEEYKARKGESFYFKANANHYIRNAGKSVAKIIWVSTPPNF, from the coding sequence GTGAAAATTGGTGAAAAAATTAAGCAATTAAGGATCAGAAATTCCCTTACTCAAGAAGAACTAGCTGAGAGATGTGAATTGACTAAAGGATTTATTTCACAAGTTGAAAGAGATTTGACTTCTCCTTCTATAGCTACACTAGTAGATATTCTTGAAGGACTAGGAACTAATTTGAAAGATTTTTTCAATGATATAGAAGAAGAAAAAGTAGTTTTTACAAAAGAAGATGCTTTTGAAACAGAAAATGAAGAGTACAAATACAATTTAAAATGGATAATTCCCAATGCACAAAAGAATTTAATGGAACCAATACTTCTTGAATTAGAGCCAGAAGGAAGATCTAAAGAAGATTCTCCACATGAAGGAGAAGAATTTGGATATGTAGTATCTGGTAGCATATTTGTTCATATTGGAAATGAAGAGTACAAGGCCAGAAAAGGTGAGAGTTTTTACTTTAAAGCAAATGCAAATCATTATATAAGAAATGCAGGAAAATCTGTAGCTAAAATCATTTGGGTGAGTACACCACCAAATTTTTAA